The Candidatus Anaeroferrophillus wilburensis region GTGCCTGACGTCAATGGTTACCATAAGTGCCAATGCTCCGATTGATATGAGCAGGCCCACCGCGTGGGTCAAACCGCTGGCCGGTTCACGAAGCTTGCAGCGCATGACTTTTCTCCCTGCTTCAACCCCGGGCCGGGATCGATGCGATAGTTCTGTATACTTTACCAATGTATAACGTTGTCGCCAACAGTGCAAGGGCAAAGCGCCGGCTGATGGTTGCCGGTCAGCGGGTTTATTGGCAAAAAAGAGGACGCGAAGATGAACATTACCCAGTTCTATGACCAACAAAAACAATGTCGTTTGGGGCTGGTTGAACAGAACCTGCTGCACCCCCTTGATTTTAGCGGCGACATGGTGGATTTTATCCACAGCGGTCAGCCGCCGGTGATCGGGGGTGTCGCTGTCAGCCTTGATGCCGCTACCCTGGCACCGGTGGTCAGCCGGCCGACAAAAATTATCGCCATCGGTCTGAACTACCGGGATCATGCCAGCGAAGGGAAGGCAGAACTGCCGGAAACTCCCCTGGTTTTCACCAAGTTTCCCAACAGTCTCAATGCCCATGGCGGCCTGATCCGCTGGGATGCCGGTATTACCGCGAAGGTTGATTTTGAGGCCGAACTGGCGGTAATCATCGGCAGGCAGGTCTCCTGCTGCCTTGAATCTGAGGCGTATCAGGCGGTTTTTGGCTATACCTGCGCCAACGATATCAGTGCCAGGGATTTGCAGTTCGGTGACGGTCAATGGGTGCGGGGCAAGTCACTGGATACCTTCTGCCCCCTGGGACCCTGGATTGTCACCAGCGATGAGATTCCCGATCCTCACCATCTGGAGATCAGCTGCCGGGTGAACGGTGAACTGATGCAGCGCAGCAATACCGACCGGATGATTTTTTCTGTTCCCTTTCTGATCAGTTTTCTCTCCCGCCATTTCACCCTTTTCCCCGGCGATGTCATTCTCACCGGCACACCATCCGGGGTTGGCGTCTTTCGCGAGCCGGCCATCTATCTCCATGACGGTGATGAGGTGGTGGTAGAGATCGAACGTATCGGCCGGCTGGCGAACCGCTGCCAGGTGTCGTAGGTCCGGCTGTGAGTGGGACATGCGGGGAAAAGCCTGCGGCAACGCAGAATCTGATGCGTTTTGTGCCGCCTGTGCGCCGGCTGGTCCAGGGTGCTTTCGCTCTTTTTTGCCTGGTTGTCGGATATCGATTCTATCATTTTTTTCTCTGGGCAACCGGGGATGGGGCTTTTGTTTCCCGGCCGGCGTCGGTGGAAGCATTTCTCCCGGTGGGTGCTCTGGTCAGTTTTAAAAAGCTGCTGCTCACCGGCCACTATGACCGGCTCCATCCAGCCGGCCTGACGATCTTTATGGCCGCCCTTGCCATTGCCTTGCTGTTCCGCAAGGGATTTTGCGGCTGGATCTGCCCCATCGGTTTTTTGTTTGATCTCCAGGAAGCCGTGGTTGCCCGTTTTCGCCGACCGCTGCGATTGCCAGGTTGGCTTGACTATCCTCTGCGCTCGTTGAAATATCTGCTGCTGGGTGCTTTTCTCTATCTGATTGGCTGGCAGATGGATCTTCAAGCCATCGACGGTTTTATGCGTTCGCCCTATAATGTTATGGTTGATGCCAGGATGCTGGGTTTTTTCCTCCATCCCTCCGCCATGGCGATTGGCTTCTTTATCTTTTTGTTTGCTGCCGCCATGGTGCTGCGCAATTTCTGGTGCCGCTTTCTGTGTCCCTACGGCGGTTTGCTCGGTCTTATGGCGTCGTTCAGCCCGTTGCAGGTTAAACGGGATGGGAGCAGCTGCATCGACTGCAGGCGCTGTGAAAAGGTCTGCCCGGGGGCGATCCGGATAACAGCGAAAGAGGTGGTGCGCAGCCCTGAATGCGTCGGCTGTCTGGAGTGCGTTGTGGTCTGCCCGGTTCAGGACTGTCTGACTTTGTCTCTGGCCGGCCGTAAAAAAATGCCTTTGTTCCTGTTGCCGGTAGGGGTTGTTGCCTTGCTCCTGACCTTTTATCTGGTGGCTAAACTTTCCGGCCACTGGGAATCAGCAATTCCGGTCGAGCTGTTCAAAAAAATGTATGGACTCAGCCTGCGGACGGGGCATTAGAACGGTTATCCTCCTTGACACGTGGTATCTGAAAAGGTATGCATGAAAAACCACCTTACTGTCATGGGAGGAACATGCTATGGACTGGAAAGCACTGCACGACCAGCTTGATCGGCTGATCCGGCCCGCCAGCCGGCCGCTGGGGATTACCATCCTTGCCCCGGGGGAACCACCGCCCAAAGAGGCGCTGCGGCCGCAGAAGTTCGGCATCCGGATCTCACTGTGCCAGTGGACCACCGTTGCCCGCCGCTGGGGGCGTCCTGTCGCCGCCCTGGCGGCCGAGATCAACTGTACACCCTGCCTCGCCGCCCTTGGCCTCAAACAACTAAAAAAGCTTGATGATCTGGTGGACTATTTCATGGATATGGGCTACTTCGCCGATCGCCAGCTGGCTATGGCAGCGGCGGCGGAGATGGAGCTGATCCCTGCCGGCGACGTTGGCGGCCTGCTGATGTTTCCCCTGGATCAGGCGGTGGCCGACCCCGATGTGGTGGCCATCTATGCCTCGCCGGCCCAGGTGGCCCGGCTGGTGGCCGGCTATGTCTACCATGCCGGGACATTGGTGCGCTCAGCCTCCACCGGCTTCGGCCTGTCCTGCCTGTCGCTCATCAAACCCCACTGGACCGGCAAGGCAACCATTGTCCATCCGGGGCGGGGGGAGCGGGTTCTCGCCGGTACCGACGAAGGGGAGCTGGTTTTTTGCTGTCCGGCGAAGGAACTGGAGCAGTTGGTTGACGGTCTCCAGCAGACCCACAAGCATGGCAGCCGCTACCCGATCCAGAGCTATATGCTCTATGAACCGCCGCTGCTGCCGTCGATGAAAACCCTGGACGACAAATTGGGGATCAGTGAATGAACCCGTAAGCAGCCTTTTTTACTCATGGCTGGCCTTGAGATATTTTTTTGGATGATAACCATTTGAGAGGAGATTACCATGGCTTATGAAACCCTATTGACCGAAATCGGCGATGATTTTGTCGCCATTATCACCCTTAACCGGGCGGAGCAGCTCAATACCTTTACCCCAACCCTGGCCAGCGAACTGAACGACGCATTGCTCACCCTTGATGGCAACGACCGTGTCCGGGTGATCATCATCAAGGGGGCTGGCAAGGCATTTTGTGCCGGCATTGATGTCAACAACCTCTTCGGCCAAAGTGCTATGCAGTATCGCGAGTGGATCGAAGCCATGGAGCGGCCCCTGGCGGCAATCAGCTGTCTGAAAAAGCCGGTGATTGCCCAGGTTCACGGTGTGGCGGCGGCTAACGGCGCTGGTCTGGTGGCCGCCTGCGACCTGGCGGTGGCCGCCGATAATGCCCGCCTGGGGCTCACCGCCATCAATGTCGGCCTCAACTGCGTCGGCCCGGTAATCCCCGTGCGAACCTCCATCGGCCGCAAGCGTTCGTTGGAGATGCTCTTCTACGGTGACCTTATCGGCGCTTCCCAGGCCTGTGAGTGGGGGTTGCTCAACAAGGTGGTGCCGGCGGCTGAGCTGGAATCCGCCACCCGCCAGTGGGCCGCCAGCCTTGCTGCCCGGAGCCCGGTAGCCACCCAGATCAGCAAGACTGCCTACTATGCTTCGGAGGATATGAGTTACCACCAGGCTTTTGCCTATATGAATGAAGCCTTTGCCCGCCTGTGCACCACTGATGATGCCAAGGAAGGGGTCACCGCCTTTTTCGACAAGCGGCAGCCGGACTGGCAAGGCAAATAAATTGGAGACCTGGCAAAGAGGGCTTTTCATTTGGAAAAGCCCTTTTCGCTACCGCTGTTCTAAAAAGTGATTTTCTGTTTATTTGGGAGGGGATGTCTAGCAAAGGTTTTTACGATGAATCTTAAGTTTGCTGGCTAACTGGAAGGTTGAGATTGGCAGCTGCAAAATTAGGTGGTGTTCGGGGCGGGAGTTTCCACTTCCGCCCTTTGCACTTTTACCCCATACAGGTTTTCAATCCATCTGATAGCTTCAGTGTTATTGACCTTACCAAGATATCGCTCGGTGGTTGATAAGTCGGAGTGTCGTAAAATCACCTTGCTGACAATTTCGATGGGAGTTCCTGATCGTGGAGCATATGTTGTCGCATGTCTTCTCAAATCATGAGGCCGCAATGTTATGCCGACCATTTTACCCGCTTTTTTTACCATTGCCCAAGCAGCGACATAGGATATTACTGCCGCTCCCGTTCTTGAACCCTCCACAATTTTCCTCATGGGTCTGGGGCTTGCCGGATTGATCGGTATTAGGGCCAGGAAGAAAAATTGATTGTTTTTATGGTTAGCTTGCACACGAAGGGCAGGGTCTTCAGGCTCTGCCCTCTTTTGATCCCGTTCAAATAGCCACCTGTAAAACCAAACATTACCACTGCTAATCACAAGCGAATTCGATATTCCCAAGGTTAAGATGTTCTGAGGCGATCTTTATTGTGTGTCGCTATGGCAGTTAGGAAGAGCTTGCTGTAGGATTGACCCTTGGTATTGTCTTGCCTTACTTGGTTTGCACAAGCTAAGGGCAATATCTAAATGGTTTTGAGCGGATTCGTAAGCATACTGATCTTTTGTTCCATTATTTCCTGCCTTGCTCCACGTTGCATTTTCACACTTCAGTTCTCTATTGCCCTGCCGATTGTAGGTATATGCCCCGCAAGAGCCATTTTCCCTGCCGAGAACGGTCGCTAGCATGTACTGAAGAATCGTGGATTGCAATGATGAAGCCCCCCCCCACAAGCCTCAAAAACCGGTTCGTCGGTTGTTTTTCAGTTATTCCTTAGCCTGCTGTTTTTTCTCTGTCTGTCCGGGTGGTGGGATGCAGCTGCCGGGGAGCGGCAAATGGTGATCATAGGAGTGCTGGCCAGCAGGGGCGATATCCAGTGCCTGAATAGATGGCAGGCAACTGCCGGCTATTTGACCCATAACAATGGCGAACAGCTCGATTTTGTTGTCTTTCCCGTCGGCTTTGCGGATATGGAAGAAGTGGTTGCCCAGGGCCTGGTTGATTTTCTCCTGACCAATCCCTGCAGCTATACAACCTTGGAACAGCAGCAGGGGATCAGCTGCATTGCCACCCTGGTCAATCGCAACAGCTATGGCGATTTTCCCACCTTTGCCGGGGTGGTGTTCACCCGTAAGGAGCGGGATGACATCTCCCGGTTGGCCGACCTGCGGCAAAAAAAGGTGATGGCGGTGGCCCCCGATTCATTCGGGGGCTGGATTGTCGCCTGGCGGGAGATGCAGGCCGTCGGGGTTGATCCCTACCGGGATCTGGCCCAGTTGAGTTTTGGTGGCACCCATGATGCCGTGGTCTATGCGGTGGAACAAGGGCGGGTGGATGCGGGGGTGGTGCGAGCGGACACCCTGGAGCGGATGAGCGTCGAAGGCAGAATTTCCTTTGGCGACTACAAGGTTCTCCACGAAGATCCACCGGTGAAGGCTGATATTCCTTTCATTCACACCACCAGGTCGTATCCGGAATGGCCGCTGGCCAAACTGAAGCATACGCCGGAAAAGCTGGCCAAGCTGGTAACGGTACTGCTGCTGCAGATGAAGGATACAGACCCGGCGGCAGTTGCCGGGAGCTACGCCGGCTGGACCGTTCCCCTGCCGTATGAGGACGTGGATGACTGCCTCCATGAACTTGGTCTTTGTGTTGCCCCTCACCAGATGACCATCAGGGAAATTTTTGTTAAATACTGGTATGTAGCTGCCGGCGTCCTGTCCGTCGTCATCTTTTTAAGTGTCCTCATCCTGGTTATCATCCGCTACAACCGCAAGGTTGCTAGGAAGAAGAGCAGGCTGGAAGAGGCTTTGAACAGGTTGGAGCAGGCTGATGCCGACCGCCATGAGCGGATCAATTTTCTTCAGGAACTGCTCAATGCCGTTCCCAACCCGATTTTTTATAAAGATCGGGAGGGTCGTTACCTCGGCTGCAACCGGGCGTTTGCCGAATTTGCCGGCCTGCCGGCCGGGAGAATCATCGGCAGGACCGCCGCTGAGGTGGTGGATCGACACCTGGCCCAAAAAGCCCAAGAGACCGACCAGGCTCTTCTTCATGACGATGCGGTTAAGCAGGTGTATGAGACGGAAGCGACCAGTGCCGATGGACGGCACCATTTTTTTGTCATTAATAAAACCTCTTTTGTCCGTCAGGATGGTTCTCTGGGGGGGCTGATCGGCAGCATGTATGATCTCACCGCCCAGAAAGAGACCAAGAATCGCCTGGATCAGCTGGCCTCCGTGGTGGAGCAGGCCAGTGAGGTGGTCGTGATTACCGATCTTGATGGGCAGATCGAATATGTCAACCCGGCCTTCACCACTGTTACCGGCTATAGCCGCGAAGAGGCCCTGGGGCAGAACCCCCCGATTCTCAAAAGTGACCGCCAGGATGAGGCCTTTTACCGGCGTTTATGGGAAACATTGAACAGTGGCGGTGTCTGGTACGGGACTTTTCACAACCTGCGCAAGAACGGTGAACTGTTCCAAGAGCGGGCGGCCATTTTCCCCATCAAGGACAAGGAACAGCGGATCAGCAAATATGCCGCCGTCAAACGTGACATTACCAAAGAGTCCCTGCTGGAGGATCAGTTGCGGCTTTCCCAGCGGCTGGAAGCGGTTGGCCAGTTGGCGGCTGGCGTCGCCCATGAACTGAATACCCCCATCGGCTTTGTGGCCAGCAACAGTGAGAGTATCAAACAGTATGTGGGTAAATTCACTTCGCTGATTGCAGCCTATCGGGCATTTGTCACCCATGTTGGCGCCGGAGACGGCAGCCTTTATGCCGACCAGCTGAACAGCCTGCGGAAGCTGGAGGAAGAGAATCACCTGGAGTTTATTCTCGGGGATCTTGAGGAGCTCTTTGCCGAATCGGCGGAAGGCTTTGCACGGGTAACCGAGATTATCACCAAGCTGCGTGAGTTTTCCCGGATCGATCATTGTGATAAGCAGGGGGATTATCAGCTCAATGAGGCGGTGAAGACCACCCTGGTGGTGGCGAAAAACGAATACAAATACGTGGCCGAAGTGGAGCTTGACCTTGCCCCGGTTCTGCCCATGGTGGAGTGCAACAGCGGCGAGATCAACCAGGTGCTGCTCAATATTATCGTCAATGCGGCCCAGGCGCTGAAAGAGCAGGAACGGGACGGCATGGGAACCATCACCATCGCCA contains the following coding sequences:
- a CDS encoding PhnD/SsuA/transferrin family substrate-binding protein — protein: MVIIGVLASRGDIQCLNRWQATAGYLTHNNGEQLDFVVFPVGFADMEEVVAQGLVDFLLTNPCSYTTLEQQQGISCIATLVNRNSYGDFPTFAGVVFTRKERDDISRLADLRQKKVMAVAPDSFGGWIVAWREMQAVGVDPYRDLAQLSFGGTHDAVVYAVEQGRVDAGVVRADTLERMSVEGRISFGDYKVLHEDPPVKADIPFIHTTRSYPEWPLAKLKHTPEKLAKLVTVLLLQMKDTDPAAVAGSYAGWTVPLPYEDVDDCLHELGLCVAPHQMTIREIFVKYWYVAAGVLSVVIFLSVLILVIIRYNRKVARKKSRLEEALNRLEQADADRHERINFLQELLNAVPNPIFYKDREGRYLGCNRAFAEFAGLPAGRIIGRTAAEVVDRHLAQKAQETDQALLHDDAVKQVYETEATSADGRHHFFVINKTSFVRQDGSLGGLIGSMYDLTAQKETKNRLDQLASVVEQASEVVVITDLDGQIEYVNPAFTTVTGYSREEALGQNPPILKSDRQDEAFYRRLWETLNSGGVWYGTFHNLRKNGELFQERAAIFPIKDKEQRISKYAAVKRDITKESLLEDQLRLSQRLEAVGQLAAGVAHELNTPIGFVASNSESIKQYVGKFTSLIAAYRAFVTHVGAGDGSLYADQLNSLRKLEEENHLEFILGDLEELFAESAEGFARVTEIITKLREFSRIDHCDKQGDYQLNEAVKTTLVVAKNEYKYVAEVELDLAPVLPMVECNSGEINQVLLNIIVNAAQALKEQERDGMGTITIATGCDDRWLTCRISDNGPGIMPEHLKKIFNPFFTTKPVGSGTGIGLYISYDIIVNKHHGELLVDSMPGRGTTFTIRLPRQLKETPPSDATPAIHVDDGQSCDHSLPVTVVGSLESY
- a CDS encoding PEP-CTERM sorting domain-containing protein, with protein sequence MTAAPVLEPSTIFLMGLGLAGLIGIRARKKN
- a CDS encoding fumarylacetoacetate hydrolase family protein; the protein is MNITQFYDQQKQCRLGLVEQNLLHPLDFSGDMVDFIHSGQPPVIGGVAVSLDAATLAPVVSRPTKIIAIGLNYRDHASEGKAELPETPLVFTKFPNSLNAHGGLIRWDAGITAKVDFEAELAVIIGRQVSCCLESEAYQAVFGYTCANDISARDLQFGDGQWVRGKSLDTFCPLGPWIVTSDEIPDPHHLEISCRVNGELMQRSNTDRMIFSVPFLISFLSRHFTLFPGDVILTGTPSGVGVFREPAIYLHDGDEVVVEIERIGRLANRCQVS
- a CDS encoding 4Fe-4S binding protein, whose product is MRFVPPVRRLVQGAFALFCLVVGYRFYHFFLWATGDGAFVSRPASVEAFLPVGALVSFKKLLLTGHYDRLHPAGLTIFMAALAIALLFRKGFCGWICPIGFLFDLQEAVVARFRRPLRLPGWLDYPLRSLKYLLLGAFLYLIGWQMDLQAIDGFMRSPYNVMVDARMLGFFLHPSAMAIGFFIFLFAAAMVLRNFWCRFLCPYGGLLGLMASFSPLQVKRDGSSCIDCRRCEKVCPGAIRITAKEVVRSPECVGCLECVVVCPVQDCLTLSLAGRKKMPLFLLPVGVVALLLTFYLVAKLSGHWESAIPVELFKKMYGLSLRTGH
- a CDS encoding site-specific integrase, producing the protein MRKIVEGSRTGAAVISYVAAWAMVKKAGKMVGITLRPHDLRRHATTYAPRSGTPIEIVSKVILRHSDLSTTERYLGKVNNTEAIRWIENLYGVKVQRAEVETPAPNTT
- a CDS encoding DUF169 domain-containing protein translates to MDWKALHDQLDRLIRPASRPLGITILAPGEPPPKEALRPQKFGIRISLCQWTTVARRWGRPVAALAAEINCTPCLAALGLKQLKKLDDLVDYFMDMGYFADRQLAMAAAAEMELIPAGDVGGLLMFPLDQAVADPDVVAIYASPAQVARLVAGYVYHAGTLVRSASTGFGLSCLSLIKPHWTGKATIVHPGRGERVLAGTDEGELVFCCPAKELEQLVDGLQQTHKHGSRYPIQSYMLYEPPLLPSMKTLDDKLGISE
- a CDS encoding enoyl-CoA hydratase/isomerase family protein, which gives rise to MAYETLLTEIGDDFVAIITLNRAEQLNTFTPTLASELNDALLTLDGNDRVRVIIIKGAGKAFCAGIDVNNLFGQSAMQYREWIEAMERPLAAISCLKKPVIAQVHGVAAANGAGLVAACDLAVAADNARLGLTAINVGLNCVGPVIPVRTSIGRKRSLEMLFYGDLIGASQACEWGLLNKVVPAAELESATRQWAASLAARSPVATQISKTAYYASEDMSYHQAFAYMNEAFARLCTTDDAKEGVTAFFDKRQPDWQGK